The Branchiostoma floridae strain S238N-H82 chromosome 3, Bfl_VNyyK, whole genome shotgun sequence genomic sequence ATCAACATCTTATACTATCACATTAGGGAGGAAAAACTCCCAAAATATTGCAACAATTGCTCTTTACAACGAGCCAGAACTGCAACGTCAAAAACAAGAACACACAAGTTGTACTTGCATGTCCTTTTTACAGATTCAAATCTTAACACTTAGTAGTAAATGGTCCTATGGAAATGTGCGAACTGCAGCTTTGAAGTCCACACTCTCTTTTCTGCAGTTATCATCCAAAGACTTTCAACATGGTTTTGAGGTCATTGGTCATTTGGGAGCAATCTGGAGCCTTGTGCAGCATGGGGCTCTTTAGTGACACCCAACTGACAGGGGGTCGGGGAAGATCCGCAGGCTTGGGAGGCTCGCTGAATTTGGCGCCTGCGTAAGCATCATCATCACTTGGGCTAGCTGAACGGCTGCCTTGGATGAGCTGCTTGTCAGGCTTGGTCAGCTgtggcctagggaaaaaataaCGGTCTCAGTCAGTTTCGACAAAACTGTGAAGCATAACATAAACAGACACTTCAGCTTTACTTAATTATCAGACAAAGTAACACAAACAGGACAAATCAAACCGTGGATATGGTGTTCAATagtaatttttgtcaaattaaACCGTGGATATGGTGTTCAACagtaatttttgtcaaatcaaACCGTTGATAACCGTTCAACAGTAAGTTTTGTTTAACAAAACGTACGGACAGACATTTCATCATGTCACTTCCTCATATTTCGACAGACCGACAACAAAGAAAACAGCCCAAGTCTGTTCGTCAAAACAGAAGTGTCAGATTTCAGCGAACCAGATTTCAGAACCAGGTCCAGGACAAAGGAAAAGCATTTTTTGTACAATATAAATTTATTTAGTCAACAAGCCCTGGTTCTCAGGGGTCCGTTCTCAAGCACTTACTTCGAATGACTGAGATCACCAGATAAAAGGATAGAGAGCCTGACAGAGTGTTCTTTGTCTCTGCATAAAAACAAGTCTTGGCATGGCCAAAGCAAATTTTGTCTGGACTTCCTCTTTGTCTACGCATGGACTTCCCCTTTGTGTTACTCATGATACTCGATCTAGATTTCCCTTTGTCGTCGTCTAGTATTCGCCATTTGATTAAAAAATTGTATGATCAAAATGATGGCCAAAAAGATGTTGTTCAAATCAAAAACTCACATGTAAGCACTGGGCGCTGTGATGGTGTTGgcctggttgttgttgttgtgacaaGAATGGCGAGGGCTAGCTCGGTCTTGCTCTGGGCCGCTTCGCCTGCCACTGCCGCTGGATTTCCGCGGTGTTCTGTTGTTCTTCTCCCGACTACGATGTTTTGAGACGCCCCTTGGGCTGTGATATGCATTATCTGCTGTCATGCTGCCGGCAACAAGCGAGGTTCCGTGAAGACACATCGAGTCCAACCACGGCAAACTAATATGGCGGAAACCTTTTGTTTGCGAGACGCAACGGTTTCTCGTTTCTCCTTCACTTTACGATCGTTAGCCGACTT encodes the following:
- the LOC118411219 gene encoding proline-rich nuclear receptor coactivator 2-like; the protein is MCLHGTSLVAGSMTADNAYHSPRGVSKHRSREKNNRTPRKSSGSGRRSGPEQDRASPRHSCHNNNNQANTITAPSAYMPQLTKPDKQLIQGSRSASPSDDDAYAGAKFSEPPKPADLPRPPVSWVSLKSPMLHKAPDCSQMTNDLKTMLKVFG